The proteins below are encoded in one region of Blastocatellia bacterium:
- the cysS gene encoding cysteine--tRNA ligase, whose translation MTDSSPLTVMSRVIDRAEESSVCFRLRQRSRARTMLRVRNTLSGQIEEFAPLEGDRVGLYCCGLTVYDYGHIGNFRTFVSIDILRRYLKYKGYRLLHVMNFTDVDDKTIRRAREEGISLRELTDRYIAAFQEDMRTLNLEVPEVTPRATDHIPEMVDLVKRLTARGYTYTSDGSIYFRISAFPEYGKLSKIKLDAIRPGARVDVDEYEKADVRDFVLWKAPKDDYEPRWETEIGVGRPGWHLECSAMSMKYLGETFDIHCGGVDLIFPHHENEIAQSEGATGKPFVRYWLHSEFLLVEGEKMSKSKGNFYTLRDLVARGYDPMAIRYALLSVPYRKQLNFTFDGLRAAETTLVSLRDFRARLREARCESGSNPAMAEAIRRAAVEFEEGMDNDLNTAQALAALHTLVGEANVALVQGQLRHDDRQRILEWLARIDTVLGVLGPEETVLLDEDVRALIEERARARAERNFARADEIRRLLAERGIILEDTKEGTRWRRK comes from the coding sequence ATGACCGACAGCTCCCCTCTGACGGTGATGAGCCGGGTGATTGACAGGGCCGAAGAGAGCAGTGTATGTTTCCGCTTGCGTCAACGGAGTCGGGCGCGGACGATGCTGCGAGTGCGCAACACATTGTCGGGGCAGATCGAGGAGTTCGCTCCCCTGGAGGGTGATAGGGTCGGTCTCTACTGCTGCGGATTGACCGTCTATGATTACGGTCACATCGGGAATTTTCGGACGTTCGTTTCGATAGACATCCTGCGACGCTATCTCAAGTACAAGGGGTATCGCCTCCTCCACGTCATGAACTTCACCGACGTGGATGACAAGACGATTCGCCGGGCCCGCGAGGAGGGCATCAGCCTCCGGGAGCTGACCGACCGCTACATCGCCGCCTTTCAGGAAGACATGCGCACGCTCAACCTGGAGGTGCCGGAAGTCACGCCGCGCGCAACGGACCATATCCCGGAGATGGTTGACCTGGTGAAACGATTGACGGCACGCGGATACACCTACACGAGCGACGGCTCGATCTACTTCCGCATCTCCGCCTTTCCCGAGTATGGGAAGCTCTCCAAGATCAAACTCGACGCGATTCGGCCCGGCGCGCGCGTGGACGTTGATGAATATGAGAAGGCCGATGTGCGCGATTTCGTGCTGTGGAAAGCGCCCAAGGACGATTATGAGCCGCGCTGGGAGACCGAGATCGGCGTCGGACGACCGGGCTGGCATCTGGAGTGCTCGGCGATGTCCATGAAGTATCTCGGTGAGACGTTCGACATTCACTGCGGTGGGGTGGACTTGATCTTCCCTCATCATGAGAACGAAATTGCCCAGAGCGAAGGGGCGACGGGCAAGCCATTCGTGCGCTACTGGCTCCATTCCGAGTTTCTCCTCGTCGAAGGGGAGAAGATGTCCAAGTCCAAGGGGAATTTCTACACGCTACGGGATTTGGTGGCGCGAGGGTATGATCCGATGGCGATTCGGTACGCGCTGCTGTCGGTGCCCTATCGCAAACAGCTCAACTTCACCTTTGATGGACTGCGGGCTGCCGAAACAACGCTCGTGAGTCTGAGAGATTTTCGCGCCCGGTTGCGAGAAGCCCGTTGCGAATCGGGGTCCAATCCCGCGATGGCCGAGGCCATCCGTCGCGCGGCCGTCGAGTTCGAGGAGGGGATGGATAACGATCTCAATACGGCCCAGGCGCTCGCCGCGCTCCACACGCTTGTCGGCGAGGCCAACGTGGCGCTCGTCCAGGGGCAACTGCGACATGATGATCGGCAACGCATCTTGGAGTGGCTGGCTCGAATTGATACGGTGCTCGGCGTTCTCGGCCCGGAAGAAACGGTGCTGCTGGACGA